The genomic interval ACTCTGGAAATCCTGCTCGCGGTGGCGAATGCCGCCGACCAGCAGGCAAATGCCGACAATGCCGTTGCAAACGATCATGACCGCGGCGAAAACCGTGTCGCGCGCGAGGGCGGCTTTTTCCGGACCGGACGTGAGCATGACCGAGACGATCAGCGCGACCTCGATCACGGTGACGGCCACCGCCAGCACCAACGTGCCGAACGGCTCACCGACGCGATGCGCGACCACTTCCGCATGATGCACGGCGGTGAAGACCGCCGCGCACAGCGCGACGCCGACCAGCACGAGCAGCAGCCCGCTGTCCGGCATGGCATACCCGATGCCGAGCACGATCCACGCAAGGAACGGCGCGGCAATGGTCCAGCGGGGCAGAACGATCGCGGGCGTGGTCATTCGGGCTTCCTTTTAATGCTTGTCGTGAATGGCCCGGCGGGACGCGGATGGCTTCCGCCCTGGCTTGAAACAAGCGCGCATGGTCATGCAACTTCTAAACAACACGCTCTAACGCTTTAAATTATAAAGGATAGTTGTTCGTGTGCGAGGCTATGTCGATTCTTAGGGACACATGACGACGGCGTGCGTCCGGCATGCTGTGGCGCAAACGGCGACTAGTGGAGAAAGGGATCGGGTCACGCAGAATTGCGCGGATAACGCGTGGCGGGTGTGACTGATGCGTCGCTGGTGCGTGCTTAATGCTCGGCGGCCAAGGCGACCGGTATGCGTTGAGTTCCGCATCGGTAATGCGGGATGCAGGGCGAATCCAAGTGTGCCGAGCATACTACGGGTGCGCGGCTCCCGGCGAACTGCTCGAAACCGCTCCGGTAACGCCAATGCCCTGCGAGAAGGCATTGGCGTCCAGGGTTCACTCGGTTACTGGCCGACCGGACGAATCGTCAGCGCGTTCTTGACCGACGTCACGCCTGCCACGCCTTGTGCGGTCTGGGTGGCCAGATCGACTTGCGGTTGTTCGGGCACGGAGCCGGCCAGCGTCACTGCGCCGCCACGTGCGCGCACGGTGATGTTCGACACGCTCAGGCCTTTCGTCTTCGACAGGGCCGAGCGGACCTTGCGTCCCAAAGCGCGGTCGGTCGCTTTGGTCTGCTTGGCCGTCGGCGCTGCCGCTGCCGGGGCTGCATCGCTGCTCTGTGCATATGCGTTGAGGGACGCGAGAACGATCAGCGCGCCGCCGATCATCTTGATTGCCGGGAATGCTTTCATTCAACTCTCTCCTATTGTCATGGGTACAACCGCCTCCGAATGAGGCAGTGCGCTACACCAGCGGGTACATCGGGATCAAAACTGAATGGAACGGTGCTGCGGATCGTGCGAATGCTATCCATCTGTATGTTGATTCGGGCGGGCCGAAACACACGCGAGCCGGCAAAGGCTGTGCTGCAGGCCGGAAACACACGATACTCCAATTAGTGCCATGGTGATGGCGGCGCTGCACAGAAGTGAGGTTTTGGTACAACGAATAGGCCGATGAAAACTGGCCGATGGCGGTCAATCGCTGGGACCGACGCGCGCATCGCACCGTCCACGGCTCGCGCAATGGCCCGATCCGCATGCCTTTTCATGCTGTTTGCATTTTCTCTTAAGCCCCACACCATGCGCTTTAAAAATAAGGCCTGACGCATGCGGAAACATCAACTCCCCATCCTGCCCTTGCTTCGTGACGATTTGCCTCTCGACACCGTCGAACTCGCGCGCTTCATGATCGGCAAATACCTCGTGCACGATCTGCCCGAAGGCCGCATGAGCGGGCGCATCGTCGAGACCGAGGCGTATCCGCTCGGCGATTCGACCAGCCATGCATTCATGGGCCGCCGGCCGCATAACGGTTCGATGTTTCTCGCGCCGGGTCACGCGTATGTGCGGCTGACCTATGGGCTGTCGTACATGCTCAATATGTCTGCCGAAGCCGAGGAAGTCGGCGCCGGCATTCTGCTGCGCGCGATCGAACCGCTCGAAGGCCTGCCGTTGATCGAAGCGCGGCGCCCCGGCGTGCCGTTGCGCGATCTCGCGCGCGGACCCGGCCGGCTCACGATGGCGTTCGGCGTCGGACCGTCGTTCGACGGCTGGGATCTGTGCTCGGGGCAGGGCTTGTGGATCGGCGTTATCGAGCGGGGCGAGGTGCCGGTCGGTGTGACAACGCGCATTGGCTTGTCGCGCGAAATGCATCAACCGCTCAGATTCTTCGAACCCGGCAGCGCCTTTGTCAGCGGGCCGCGCAAGCTGCTGGTAACGCCCCAGTCCGGTGCGCCGAAGCGGGCGTAAATTTGCCCTGCAATTCTGCGTCTGACGGTAGAACATGCTCAGATCAGAGGTATTTTTGAAACTTCAGACACAAAGGGTTACGTTCCCGACAATTATTACGCCAGAGATGCTTTCTGAATGCGACCTTGCGGTAATTTCCAGACCATTTTTGCGATTCCGACAATTATCTATCTCTTAATCAAGGGTTTTCCCTTGGCGATGTGATGACTAGACTGAATTCACCCGCTTCTCACATGGTGTGGCAAGCGTCGCAAATAAAACTAGGTCTGGAGGTAAATCATCATGAAATCGCTTATCAAGGCAGTTGCCATTGCAGCCGTTCTCGCCGCTCCGATCGCTTCGTTCGCTCAGGCGAGCCAGCAGCCCGTGACCCGCGCGGATGTTCGCGCCGATCTGATCCGGGTGGAACAGGCGGGGTATAACCCGGCTGCGTCGAACGATCCGACTTATCCGTCGGACATCCAGGCTGCTGAACGGCGCGTCCAGGCGCAAAACCCGGCCGTTGCGCAGACACAGGAGCCGGTCGCAGACACCAGCGGTTACGGTGGCGCGGTGAGTGGTTCGTCGCAAGCCGGCGGCGTGGTTCAGCCGATGTCGGGCTCGAAGTCGGTCTACTTCGGTAATTAAGCGAGGTAGCCGGGCAAGCGGATTCGGCGCTCAGCGGTCGGCTTGCCCGGTGGAGCACGGAACGACACGGAGCCGCAGGGACCAGTTCGAACTGCGGTTCCAAAAACGTTGCGCTGTCTGAAAATCGAAATTGGAAACCGCGGCAAGTGCTCTGAAATTGAAAACAACGTGCGCGTTCCGTCATGACGCGCACGGTTGCAAACGTTGAGTCGGTCAAGCGCGCCACGCGCCAGCAGTGCTGCGAGCGCCACAAGACCGCCGTGCCGCGCGAGCGGCGCACCAGTCAAGAAACCTCCGCTGCCGCAAGGTAGCTTCGCCCAACCGTTTGACCGATTGGGCTTTTTTTGCGCGTCCGGTCTGGCGGCGTGCGCCGCGCGCCGTCCGTCAGGGCCGCTCGCCGTGAATATAGAACTCGAGTTGCTGAATGGTGAACTGCTGTTCGGCGATGATGTTCTTCACCAGGTCGCCGATCGATACCATGCCGACCAGCCGGTCATTCTCGATCACCGGCAAGTGGCGCATACGCCGCTCCGTCATGAGGGCCATGCAGTCGTCGGTGGTCTGATCGGGGCGCACGAAGCGCACCGCCTTGCTCATGATGTCGCGCACCGGCGTGGCCTTCGACGAACGGTCCATCAGCACGACCTTGCGCGCGTAGTCGCGCTCCGTGACGATGCCGGCGATGCTGTCGCCGTCTGTCACGACCAGCGCGCCGATGCCTTTTTCGGCCATCAGCTTGATTGCCTCATAGACTGAGTCGTCGGCCCCGACAGTAAAAACGGTGGTGTTGTTCGGTTTCGTTTTAAGAAGCTGTGCAACGCTTGTCATGGAGCGGCTCCGTTTCGCAGTGCAGCACGCCGGCGCGGCGCGCTGTCGTGAGGGACAGGCGATTCCAGTATAGGCGTGACGCGGCACCGGGGTACTTCGGGAATACCTGTGGCGCGCCGGACGTTTAACTCGGGTAGCGCCGCGCCGCGACGGCGGTTCCGTGCCGCATGCAAGAGCATACGGGTGCGGGACGCCGATTAGCGGTAAACTCCCAGTCCGTACCTTATTCCCGGTTTGATCGGGTTCATGTCAGCACCATTGTCTAACGCCATGCTCACGTCTCACGATCCGTCGCCCGCAGTAGACGGCGCAACCAACGGCGAATGCGTCATTCTCGACGCCACCGCCACGCTTCCCACGCGCTACGGCACGTTCACTTCCTACGTGTTTCGCGTATGCGAAAGCGGCGCCGAACATCTCGCGCTCGTGATGGGCGACGTCGCCAACCAGTCGTCCGTGTTGACGCGCCTGCATTCCGAATGCCTCACCGGCGACGTGCTCGGCTCGTACCGCTGCGACTGCGGCGAGCAACTCGACCTCGCGCTGCGCTATATCGCGGCGGAAGGCTGCGGCGTGCTGCTGTATCTGCGCGGCCACGAAGGGCGCGGCATCGGCCTGTCGAACAAGATTCGCGCGTATGCGCTGCAGGAGCAGGGGCGCGACACTGTCGAGGCCAATCTTGATCTCGGCTTGCCGGACGACTCGCGCGAATACGATTCGGCCGCCGGCATTCTGCGCACGCTGAAGGTCACGTCGGTGCGTCTGATGAGCAACAATCCGGAGAAGTTCGACACGCTGTCCAAGCACGGCATTCCGGTGTGCGAGCGGGTCGCGCTGGCGATTCCGATGCGCGAGGAAAACGAGCGCTATATCCGCACCAAGCAGGTGAAGTTCGGTCATTACTTCGACGAGAACGAATGAGCCGCGCGCACGCACCGGCCGCCGTGTGTGCTGGATGCCGGCCGGCGCTGTAGCGGCGGATTCGTCGATATCTCGCGCCCGGCATGCCGGGCGTTTTGCTTTGCGCCT from Paraburkholderia phytofirmans PsJN carries:
- a CDS encoding BON domain-containing protein gives rise to the protein MKAFPAIKMIGGALIVLASLNAYAQSSDAAPAAAAPTAKQTKATDRALGRKVRSALSKTKGLSVSNITVRARGGAVTLAGSVPEQPQVDLATQTAQGVAGVTSVKNALTIRPVGQ
- a CDS encoding DNA-3-methyladenine glycosylase; the encoded protein is MRKHQLPILPLLRDDLPLDTVELARFMIGKYLVHDLPEGRMSGRIVETEAYPLGDSTSHAFMGRRPHNGSMFLAPGHAYVRLTYGLSYMLNMSAEAEEVGAGILLRAIEPLEGLPLIEARRPGVPLRDLARGPGRLTMAFGVGPSFDGWDLCSGQGLWIGVIERGEVPVGVTTRIGLSREMHQPLRFFEPGSAFVSGPRKLLVTPQSGAPKRA
- a CDS encoding DUF4148 domain-containing protein yields the protein MKSLIKAVAIAAVLAAPIASFAQASQQPVTRADVRADLIRVEQAGYNPAASNDPTYPSDIQAAERRVQAQNPAVAQTQEPVADTSGYGGAVSGSSQAGGVVQPMSGSKSVYFGN
- a CDS encoding CBS domain-containing protein, whose protein sequence is MTSVAQLLKTKPNNTTVFTVGADDSVYEAIKLMAEKGIGALVVTDGDSIAGIVTERDYARKVVLMDRSSKATPVRDIMSKAVRFVRPDQTTDDCMALMTERRMRHLPVIENDRLVGMVSIGDLVKNIIAEQQFTIQQLEFYIHGERP
- the ribA gene encoding GTP cyclohydrolase II — its product is MLTSHDPSPAVDGATNGECVILDATATLPTRYGTFTSYVFRVCESGAEHLALVMGDVANQSSVLTRLHSECLTGDVLGSYRCDCGEQLDLALRYIAAEGCGVLLYLRGHEGRGIGLSNKIRAYALQEQGRDTVEANLDLGLPDDSREYDSAAGILRTLKVTSVRLMSNNPEKFDTLSKHGIPVCERVALAIPMREENERYIRTKQVKFGHYFDENE